ATAGATGTACTACTTTTTTCCCTCCATTTTAGTAATAAAACATACATTATCTTTACGAAGTAGAGGACATCGCACCAATGCCTACTGTCAATACCCAAACCGAAAATCTCAACACCAAATTCACGGCTGATATGGTGCGAACCTATCTGCGAGAAATTGGTCGTGTACCACTGCTAACCCGCGAACAAGAAATTGTCTTTGGGAAGCAAGTGCAACAAATGATGACGCTGATCGACGCCAAGGAAGCTTTGGCGAAGAAGTTGCAACGCGAACCGGATATTTCAGAGTGGGCCGATCACGTTCAACAATCGGAAACCGATGTGCAACAAACAGTAGCACAAGGTAAGCGCGCAAAGCAAAAAATGATCGAAGCGAATTTACGCTTGGTTGTTGCTATTGCTAAAAAATATCAAAAGCGAAATATGGAGTTTCTGGATTTAATCCAGGAAGGAACACTGGGATTAGAGCGGGGTGTGGAGAAATTTGACCCGATGAGGGGTTATAAGTTCTCGACTTATGCTTACTGGTGGATTCGCCAAGCAATTACTCGTGCGATCGCTCAACAAGGACGTACCATCCGCTTACCGATTCACATTACCGAGAAGCTGAACAAAATCAAAAAAGTACAGCGCGAGTTGGCTCAAAGTTTGGGGCGATCGCCGACTCCAGCCGAAATTGCCAAAGCACTAGAACTAGAACCTGCCCAGATTCGCGAGTACTTGAATATGGCTCGTCAACCAGTTTCTTTGGATGTGCGGGTTGGGGAGAACCAAGATACTGAGTTGCAAGAAATGCTCGAAGATGATGGCCCATCACCAGAGTATTACACCAACCAGGAATTCTTACGCCAAGACTTGAACAATCTGCTAGCAGAACTAACCCCGCAACAGCGAGAAGTTGTAGCCCTACGCTTTGGTTTAGAAGATGGTAATGAAATGTCATTGGCGAAAGTCGGTGAGAGATTGAATCTCAGCCGCGAACGTGTCCGCCAGTTAGAGCATCAAGCTTTGGCTCATCTGCGTCGCCGTCGTGCCAATGTCAAAGAATACGTTGCTAGTTAAAACAAGAGACGCGGAACTTCGCGTCTCTACACCACCTTGGTGATGCGCTTCCTGAATTCAGGGGGCGATTTTTTTTTGCTGAAAACCAGGAAACGCAGTTAATCAGGTATTCGCTATCGGTTCGATACCTGCGCTATGCGTTTGTTGAGAAACAAAACCCAACATTTTGCAGGGTTTGTCGAATAACGTTTATGCTCCAACCTACGAATATTTTTAACTGAGCAGTTAATCAGAAATTTGGGAACGTATCCGAAAAACTATAGATTCAGAATGTAGACATAAGTGTTAGTTTTTTGCTCATTGTGGTTTAGGTCATTTGGAAAAACCTAACTCCCTTCCGACACAAAAAGGAGGAAAATTCAAAGTCTCTCCTTTGAGGAGAGAGAAATAGAAGAGAGGTTTTCCAGATACCGTGAAAAGTCAACTGTTATCAGTTCTGCAATAATTTGAGGTAAATATCTTCAAATATTCCAGAGATAATAACAGGGTCAAAAGCTATGTTATTTTTCGATGTAACTAGCTATTTATTTTTTAAACCTACTTATCAGCAATTACTTTCTATCAAAGAAAAGTTAATTATATTTATCTAACAATGTAGTATGAGTCAGAAAATAGTTGAAAACATTAAAAATTCTTTTCAGCCCAACCTCAGAAACTTAGCTAAAAAATGGGCATTAGCCTCTAGGATGATCGTAAGTATCGTGGTTTTAGGTTACTTAGTGTTTATTCCATTTAAAGGAGTTGATAAAAACAGGAGATTAGAGACAACAGAAGTAGGACTTCTAACAATTATACTATTGTTAAACTCTTCAGTTCTTGAAAGAATAGAAAAATTTCAGTTTGGTAGCAATGGAGTAGAACTTAACCTAGTACATAGTAAAATCAAAGCTAATATAGAGGCTAATCAAAAGGAGTCAAAAGCTTTAGCCTTATTAGGAACTTTAATAGAAAATGATGAAAACCAAAGAAAGTTTTTTGACTCTTTGCTAGACGATGGAGAGCGAACAACTCTGGAAAACTTATTTAATGCTGAAAAAGATCAAAGACAGTTTCCATACAAAAAAGAACAATCCTGTGAGCAACGATTGAGACATTTACGAGTATTAGGCTTTATTGAATCTTTAACAAATTATCAAATTAACGAATTGCCTCCTCAAGGCAATTTAAGAGACTATTTTAAGCTTACTTGTACTGGAAAAATATCTTTGGCTTTAGGTTCTAGCAACATTGCTGCACAAGACATATTAAATCAATGTGGAAGTGACTGTCATTGCCGCAAAATTTTGACTCAGATTATAGAAAAACAAGGTCAATATGGGACAAAAATGAATAGCATTAATAATTGATATAAGTAGAAACCCTTGAGATTACAGATAAAACCCGCAGATGCGGGTTGCAAACCATTAATTTTTTGTATGAGCGGACGAAAGTAATGTGTAGCCACGATTTAGAATCCCCAGAGCTACATTCGTTTCAAATCTTGTAAAACTGCGGTGGCTGATTGATAGCGATCGCTAAAATGATAGCAAACCATTTTATCTAAAATTGCCGCTAATTCTTCGCTAACTTGCACTGTTTGTCGCCACATCACATTCCCCGTTTCTGGATGTGGGTAGAGTTCTTGCGGTGGTATCCCAGTTATGGCTTGAATAGCAATCATTCCTAAAGCATAAATGTCACTGCATAAACGGGGATGACCGGCAAATTGTTCTGGAGGTGCATAACCCCGCGTCCCGATGGCTACTGTGGCTAATTCTGTTTGCTCGCTACTCGGCGGTTGCATCAATTTGACAGCACCAAAGTCAATCAATACCAAGCGATTATTCTGAGCGCATCTAATAATATTAGTCGGTTTGAGATCGCGATGAATCACTCGATGCTGATGAACAAATTCTAGAACTTCTAAAACTTGTTTGAGCATTTCCATCACAAATGATTCGTTTTGGACATTTTGTACGGGTGGTAATTCTTCGCTTAGGGTATGTCCCTCAATATATTGTTGAATTAAATAAAATTCGTGGTTATCTTCAAAATAAGCAAGTAGTTCAGGAATCTGATGATGTTTACCCAAAGTTTCTAAAATTTCAGCTTCACTATGAAATAATCTGCGAGCGACTTGCAAAAATCGTGCATCTTGACGGGCTGGCATTAACTTTTTAACTACACAAGTAGGATTACCCGGTCGTTGAGTATCCTGTGCTAAATAAGTCCGACCAAATCCACCTGCACCGAGAGTTTGAGAGATTCTGTAGCGTCCACTCAAAAGCAAATCACCTGATTTTATTTCTAGCGAATCAACTGGGGGAGGAAAGTCAACAGACGAGTCGGGAATTGCTGTTTTATCTTCTAAGAGTACATTTAATTGGGCGATCGCTTCTTGTTGTTTTTCAACTTGCAGAATAATCACCTGAGTTTGCCGCTGATTTTGGTAGCTAGTATAAGTAATCACACAAATACTACTAATCACCAAAGCAAGAGCAGGAGGGATTAACGGCACCCATCCAGCTTGCAAAAACAAAGCAACGCAGATTACTACTAAGCTAAATAGAGTTATCGTTTCCACCACTAGCAAAAGCAGCGGATTTTGCCACCGCCATACTAAAACACCACCTAATAGCGACCACCCCCACACCCAAATAAGTTCTACCCAGTTTGGCCAATACCAAATCAAGGGTCGCCCATCTAACACTGTACTGATGAGTTGACTTGCTATCTGTGCATGAATAAATAGAGCAGGCATTCTGGCTGGTTGATCTGGCAAAGCGCTGTAGGGCGTATAAAAGCCACCTGGAGGGATATTAGTCGCTGTAGTGCCAATAATTACTAGACGGTCTTTGAATAAACTGGGGTTGACTTGCCCACTAAGAACATCTGTAAGGGTTACTTGGTCGGCGAGGCTGTTGGGGTGACGGTAATTTAATAATATTTGATAGCCTTGTGCATCCAAATGTTGGTAGCCACCAGAATTAGGTTGTAAACGCCCAAATAAGGTTTTACCTAATATAAAATCTCCTTTTTTAGTGAAATCGTATTCAATACCTTGTTTTTCTAGATAATTAATTGCAATTAATGCACCAAATGCAAATGATGTTGTACATTTCTTGTCTGTAGAGTTAGCAAATAATAAAGTACGGCGGAGAATTTGGTCGTTTTCATTATCAGCAACCACATCGCTAAACCCAACATTATCTATAGGGACATTCGGCGGCGGGGGAATTTCATCTCTATCCAAGCTGCTGAAAAAACACGTAGTGACAATGTTATCTTGATTTTGGAGATTAGCCGCCAAATTATTGTCTTCTGGTCGGAAAAGATATAAACCAACAATTCGCGGTTGATAAGACTCTATTTTCTTTAATAGCTGATTGATTCTCCGATCTGATAGAGGCCATTTCTCACGTTTGATATCTTTATCAGTAATTTTAACTAGCACAATCCGCCGATCGGGTGCTTCTGATGGACGCGATCGCAACATCTGGTCATAAACTCTTAACTCCCAAGGCTGTAACCATCTAAGTTCCCGAACTCCCCAGATAAAGGCGGTCACTCCTACACTGGTAACAAAAATAATTTGCAGCCAGCTTTTGCTCTTAGAAGTTTCACGGGAATCCTGAACTTTGACAAAAGGTACACGGAGTTTTTCTAATAGTCCACTAATCACGGCGTTGAGGCGGTAGCCTGAATTGGGTAGATGTTATAGGCGCAGAAGTCAATTTTGGGAATCTAGGTTAAAAGCTAATTAACCTAAAACTCCTATTAATGTAGCAATTTACTTATTAGTTAGAGACTTTGACGTATTCCTACTTTTAAAGCAAGCTTACGCCCAGCGTCAACCATAGAATCAGACAACCACTAACCATCTGTTTGAGATGTTTGAACGTCTTCAACAGGACTGCTAATTGGGAAAGAAATCGGATTAGTAGATGGAGTTAGTGAATCTAACTGAGGTTGTTCAAGTGATGCTTCAATGCTTGATCTGCAAAATAGGAGCCAAAAATTGATTGTAAAATATTTGCAGCCAGCTTTTGCTCTTAGAAGTTTCACGGGAATCCTGAACTTTGACAAAAGGTACACGGAGTTTTTCTAATAGTCCACTAATCACGGCGTTGAGGCGGTAGCCTGAATTGGGTAGATGTTATAGGCGCAGAAGTCAATTTTGGGAATCTAGGTTAAAAGCTAATTAACCTAAAACTCCTATTAATGTAGCAATTTACTTATTAGTTAGAGACTTTGACGTATTCCTACTTTTAAAGCAAGCTTACGCCCAGCGTCAACCATAGAATCAGACAACCACTAACCATCTGTTTGAGATGTTTGAACGTCTTCAACAGGACTGCTAATTGGGAAAGAAATCGGATTAGTAGATGGAGTTAGTGAATCTAACTGAGGTTGTTCAAGTGATGCTTCAATGCTTGAATCTGCAAAATAGGAGCCAAAAATTTTATCATAGTTAGAAGCAACAGCTAAAAAAGCGCCACCCAAAATATAGATAGGTAATGGCAGATTAAATTCTTTCAACCAGTCAAACAGTTCCGCTAACGCAAACAGCACCAAAAAGCAAGCAAGCCAAACCTTCATATTGTTATCCCCTGAATTTAAACAATTCTATTACTAGCTTAAATAGCTTGCATGATAGTTGATGTAATACATAATCACCAACTTACAAGAATGCAGAGGGGCAGATGGGAAAGACTTACTGCAACTTCTCCCCTGCTCCTCTGCTCCCCTGCCTTTTCTTGACAATCTCTATAACCTTAGATGGGTGCAGTTAGAGCCATAGCATCTGCTATATTGCATGAGAAAAATCAAAATATACTATTACAGCAAATGGGAGAACCTGGCGAGTCGCTTTTAGCCAAATACTTTTAAAATGACTGAGAACCTGAAAGCTCAAGAGGTTACTGATTTGCAGCAATATTTGAGCGAACAGCAAGTCGCGCTGCGCGATAGTGAAGCACGCTACCGTTCACTGGCAGAGGCCAGCGCATCCATTGTCTGGAGGGCAGCACCTTCGGGCAATGTTGTTGATAATATTCCAACTTGGCAGGGGTTCACAGGGCAAAGTCCCGAACAATATAAAGGATGGGGTTGGGTTGAGGCACTGCACCCAGAAGATCGTGCCTCAATGGTGGAAATTTGGCAACAGGCGTTTTCTACACGCAGTGTTGCAGTTGCCGAGTATCGTGTTCTACGGCATGACGGCGAATATCGTTATATGAATATACGCGGTGTGCCTATACTCGACGAAACAGGCGAAATCCGCGAATGGGTGGGAATGTGCGTCGATATTACCGAACGCAAGCAGGCTGAAGCCAAACTGCGCGACAGTGAGGCGTGTTTTCGGCTGCTGGCTGAAAATTCAACTGATATTATTTCCCGCCTTAGAGTAGATGGAATTATTCTGTACGTTTCACCAGCTTGCTACACGGTACTGGGATATCAACCAGAGGAATTAGTCGGTCATCCCAGCCATGAATTAGTTCACCCTGACGATTTGGTACAGATTGCGAAAAATTATCCAGTCAATGCTGATTTACCAGGTATTTATACCATTACTCACCGTGCGCGTCACCAAGAGGGACATTATATCTGGTTGGAAGCAACTGTTCGAGCTATCCGCGATCGCCAAACTCAAGAAATTTTAGAGATGCAAGCGTCTTCGCGAGATATTACTAAGCGCAAACAGGTGGAAGAGGAGCAGCGTTTCTTAGCTGAGGCTAGTGGGATTTTGGCCGCATCATTGGACTACGAGACAACCTTAGCAGGTTTGACGCGTTTAGCAGTACCGGAAATCGCTGATTGGTGCTTAGTTGATATTATTTGTGACAATCAATTAGTTCGTCGACTTGCAGCAGCCCATGCCAATCCAGAGAAACAAGAATTGGTGGAACAGTTACAAAATTATCCCCCTGATTTGGCACAAACAGCAGGTGTTGCGAAGGTAATACGAGTCGGGCAAATCACAAATTATTCATTTGATTTCTGATGAACAGATCCAAGGGTTAAGCCACAACGCCAGTCACCGAAAAATCTTGCAAGAATTAAATCCGACATCTGGCATGAGTGTACCGCTGATCGTTCGGGGACGGGTGTTGGGAGCGATGACTTTAGTCTCTTCTTCAGGTCGTCGCTACAACACCAAAAGCCTGATGTTAGCTGAGGAGTTGGCTTGTCGTGCTGCCGTAGCCGTTGATAATGCCCGACTCTACAGAGAAGCCCAGCAATCTCAACAGGCGGCTTTACGCGCAGCATCTCGCACTACCCGTCTGCAAGCAATTACCGCTGCCCTTTCTGAATCTTTAACTCCGACACAAGTTGCTGAAGTAATTGTTGAGCAAAGTATGGCAGCATTGGGAGCTAGTTCTGTTTTTGTGGCACTACTGACTCAAAGCGGCACTGAATTAGAACTTGTCCGAACTAGTGGCGAACAACAAGAAATAATAGATTCCTGGCGTCGATTCTCGATTAATGCATCTGCACCACTGGCAGAAGCAGTAAGAACTAAGCAGCCTATTTGGCAAGAGCCAACCGAAACAAGAATTGCTCGTTACGCAAATCTGGCTCAGGAATACGCTCAGTCCAACTACGGCGCTTGGATTTCGATTCCATTAATCATCGAGGGACGAGCTATTGGTGGAATGTCTCTAGCTTTTACCGAAATTCAGCAGTTTAATCAAGACGATCGAGCCTTTATGCTGGCACTGGCACAGCAGTGCGCTCAAGCGATGGAACGTGCCCGTTTATACGAGGCAGAGCAAACCGCCCGGAAAGCAGCAGAAAACGCCAACCGGATTAAAGACGAGTTTCTGGCAGTACTTTCTCATGAATTGCGATCGCCACTCAACCCAATTTTAGGTTGGTCAAAGCTACTCCAAACCAAAAAACTTGATGAAAAGACAATTCCTCAAGCGTTGAAGACTATTGAGCGAAATGCGAAGTTACAGGCTCAACTGATTGAAGATTTACTGGATATCTCCCGGATTTTACAAGGTAAAATCAGCTTGAATATCTACCCAGTCGATCTGACATCTGTGATTTCGGCAGCAATGGAGACAGTGCGGCTATCGGCAGAAGCTAAGTCAATTGAGATGCACATCAGCCTGGAAGCAAATTTGGGACAAGTTTTGGGAGACTCCAACCGATTGCAGCAAATCGTTTGGAACCTGCTTTCAAATGCGATTAAGTTTACACCTGCGGGGAGACGGGTTGATATTCGACTATTATCATGTCCTAATTTCAACTCAGCACTGATTCAAGTCAGCGACACAGGTAAAGGCATCGACCCCAATTTTCTGCCTTACGTGTTTGAATATTTTCGTCAAGAGAACAGCAGCACCACCAGAAAATTTGGTGGATTGGGGTTAGGATTAGCGATCGTTCGTCACTTAGTCGAACTGCATGGCGGGACAGTGCAGGTAGAAAGTGGGGGCGAAGATCGGGGGGCAACTTTTACTGTGAGACTACCATTAATCCAAAATCAATTAGAGATTAAACAAGACAGTAGCAATTCTGAGCCATCCTCAAATTTGAATGGTGTCAAAATTTTAGTAGTGGATGATGATACAGATACGCGAGAATTTATTGTTTTCTTACTGGAGCAGTATGGGGCAAATGTAACAGCAGTCACATCAGCAAATGAAGCCCTAGCTACTTTAGCCCAATCCTTGCCAGATATACTTTTAAGCGATATTGGAATGCCAGAAGTGGATGGATGTATGTTCATCCGACAGTTGAGAACACTGCCACCAGAGCAGGGAGGAAAAATTCGAGCGATCGCACTTACCGCCTATGCTGGAGAAATGAACGCTCAACAGGTACTAAAAGCCGGATTTAACAAGCATATTCCCAAACCAGTAGAGCCAAGTGAGTTAGTAGATGCGATCGCTAACTTAATAGCTGAATAAACCTGCCTCTAGCTGTTCACCATTACTTGATACAGTTAAAACTAATTGTCAGTTTTAAATCATATCTGTCAGAATATTTGCGATCGCTTCTTCCTTTGAGCAACTGAAAGGATTGCCTTCAGCGTTAATTCAGTATCCTGTACTCTTATATCTAATGGTGATGCTGTCATGCTTCTAAAGTGCAGCATTTACAATCGCACCTGCGGAATGTGGGATAAAGTGCTATAAGTGACATTTATAATCCAAAAATTGTGTTGATAATGAAGTAGCGATCGCTTATTTAGCAAAAAAAATTGCTTGAAAAACCAATAGCATCAGGGCTTTTACGAATAATATTTACATATGTTAATATTGTTTGGTTTAGGTACGGATATTCAGTATGGTTCCCATAAAGACCGTTCTAAAAAATTCAGAGCAAGTCACTCGGTTGTTTTCTCATCTCGAATTTGATGGAAAAAAACTCAATCATCAACCGGGTAGTGTATTTGGAAGTACTGCATTGATTGCAGGAACTACCGTTGGGGCTGGGATTCTCGCTCTACCAGCCGTTACCCTGCCATCGGGTATTGTGCCATCCACATCTGGACTAATTGCTGTTTGGCTCTACGCTTTAGTTTCGGGGTTATTGGTTGCAGAAGTTACCTTAAACACGATGCGAACAAAAGGGCTTTCAAGTATAGGTTTTTTGGGAGTTGTTGAGAATATCCTTGGTAAACTAGGAGCGCGAATTGCTGGCGGTGCATATTTATTCATGCACTATGCTCTGTTGGTGGCATACATCACCGAAGGAGGAGAGATTTTAGGAGCGGCGGCGGCAAAAATCTGGGGTATGCAGATATTGCCTACGTGGGTGGGCACAATGGCTTTCACGCTCTTATTTGGTGGCATTATGTATCTTGGGCGAGAAAAGTTTATTGAGAAATTAAACAGCGCCTTTGTTGGAATTGTCATTGTTTCCTTCTTAGGACTATTATTTCTGGGAGGAAGGCATATTCAGAATGCCCAACTATTATTTCAAAACTGGAGTGCCCTTGGTAGTGCCATTTCAGTGATGTCTGTGGCGCTGTTTTTCCAAAACGTTGTGCCATTGGTTGTGACGCAACTCGAAGGGGATGCCCGCAAAATTCGTCAGTCTATCTTTATTGGTTCTGTGATTCCTCTAATTATGTTCTTGGCGTGGAATGCCGTAATTTTAGGAAGCGTCAGTCCCGATATGCTACATAGCACATCTGGCAGTACAAGTGTTTTTGATCCACTACAAATTCTCCGAGGAGGTAGTGCGGGGCAATGGTTAGGAGTGCTAGTATCTATTTTTTCAGAGTTTGCGATCGTCACATCATTTATTGGATTTGTGTACGGATTGCTGGATTTATTCAAAGATATTTTCCTACCTGCACAGTGGCAACTTTCTAGCCGCTTACCCCTCTATTCCCTGGTTCTTTTCCCGCCAATGACTCTCGGAACGCTTAACCCCAGCATCTTTTTTACTGCCCTAGATTACACTGGAACATTTAGTATTTCAGTTTTAGGTGGAATTATTCCGGCGTTAATGAGTTGGAAGCAACGTCAAGAACAAGAAAACTCAGATAGCACAAATCAACCACTCGTTCCTGGCGGCAAGGTTACACTCATTGCGATTGCTGGAGTGGCATTAGCCATGATGGGAAGGCAAATTCTGTCAATTTACACAAAATAAAACCATCAATAACAATTATGTGCTACAAAAAACTATAGGTGTAGTACAAATATGCTAACCACAATCAAATGAGTGATTCTCGACTTGTCAAAATCAGCAAATATCTCAGCAAATATCTGCGACATACACCGGATGCCATTGGAATTAAACTTGCTCCCGGTGGTTGGGTTGCTGTTGATGAATTACTTACCGCTTGTGCTAAAAATCAGTTTCCGATTACCCGTCAGGAATTACAGGTGGTAGTTGAATTCAACGAGAAACAACGCTTTTCTTTTGATTCTACAGGTAATTTGATTCGTGCGAACCAAGGACATAGTGTAAAAGTCGATTTACAATTAGAAGCTGTTGTTCCTCCAGATGAGCTTTATCACGGCACGGGACGCAAATCTGTAGAGTTAATTCTGCAAACAGGACTTTGCAAAATGTTACGACATCATGTGCATTTATCAAAGGATATAGAAACAGCACAAACTGTTGGTGCTAGGCATGGAAAACCAGTAGTTTTTGCTGTAAATACTGCGGCAATGCATCAAGCAGGTTATATCTTCTATTGTTCTGCTAATGGTGTTTGGTTAGTTGATCGCGTGCCACCTGAGTATCTACAAATAATTTTAATTTTAACAAAATAGAATATTTAACCGATATTTGCCAAGAAGTTACATAATGCGGAAGTTGCAACAATTACTGCATATTGGAATTGAACTCAGATCAATAGACCTCTTGCACAAATACAAGATTTGCCCACTCTACGGGATCTTGCTACATCCCCTTCTCCCATTTTTGGAGAAGGGGAGCTAATTTAAAAGTCCCTCTCCCAAAAATGGGAGAGGGATTTAGGGTGAGGGCTTTTAATTCATGCAAGAAGTCTAATGGAACCATAGCGCTTGTACTCCTAATACTGTATTCTCTGATAGATTAGCGTTTGCAAAAACAGGGATTAGCAGTAATTCCATTCCGGTCTACACCAGAAAAAGTAACTTTGTAGATTTGTCTATAAAATTACAAACTCTCTATAGTAAAAATACTATCAATCTC
This portion of the Nostoc sp. GT001 genome encodes:
- a CDS encoding aromatic amino acid transport family protein, producing MVPIKTVLKNSEQVTRLFSHLEFDGKKLNHQPGSVFGSTALIAGTTVGAGILALPAVTLPSGIVPSTSGLIAVWLYALVSGLLVAEVTLNTMRTKGLSSIGFLGVVENILGKLGARIAGGAYLFMHYALLVAYITEGGEILGAAAAKIWGMQILPTWVGTMAFTLLFGGIMYLGREKFIEKLNSAFVGIVIVSFLGLLFLGGRHIQNAQLLFQNWSALGSAISVMSVALFFQNVVPLVVTQLEGDARKIRQSIFIGSVIPLIMFLAWNAVILGSVSPDMLHSTSGSTSVFDPLQILRGGSAGQWLGVLVSIFSEFAIVTSFIGFVYGLLDLFKDIFLPAQWQLSSRLPLYSLVLFPPMTLGTLNPSIFFTALDYTGTFSISVLGGIIPALMSWKQRQEQENSDSTNQPLVPGGKVTLIAIAGVALAMMGRQILSIYTK
- a CDS encoding PAS domain-containing protein: MTENLKAQEVTDLQQYLSEQQVALRDSEARYRSLAEASASIVWRAAPSGNVVDNIPTWQGFTGQSPEQYKGWGWVEALHPEDRASMVEIWQQAFSTRSVAVAEYRVLRHDGEYRYMNIRGVPILDETGEIREWVGMCVDITERKQAEAKLRDSEACFRLLAENSTDIISRLRVDGIILYVSPACYTVLGYQPEELVGHPSHELVHPDDLVQIAKNYPVNADLPGIYTITHRARHQEGHYIWLEATVRAIRDRQTQEILEMQASSRDITKRKQVEEEQRFLAEASGILAASLDYETTLAGLTRLAVPEIADWCLVDIICDNQLVRRLAAAHANPEKQELVEQLQNYPPDLAQTAGVAKVIRVGQITNYSFDF
- a CDS encoding CHASE2 domain-containing serine/threonine-protein kinase produces the protein MISGLLEKLRVPFVKVQDSRETSKSKSWLQIIFVTSVGVTAFIWGVRELRWLQPWELRVYDQMLRSRPSEAPDRRIVLVKITDKDIKREKWPLSDRRINQLLKKIESYQPRIVGLYLFRPEDNNLAANLQNQDNIVTTCFFSSLDRDEIPPPPNVPIDNVGFSDVVADNENDQILRRTLLFANSTDKKCTTSFAFGALIAINYLEKQGIEYDFTKKGDFILGKTLFGRLQPNSGGYQHLDAQGYQILLNYRHPNSLADQVTLTDVLSGQVNPSLFKDRLVIIGTTATNIPPGGFYTPYSALPDQPARMPALFIHAQIASQLISTVLDGRPLIWYWPNWVELIWVWGWSLLGGVLVWRWQNPLLLLVVETITLFSLVVICVALFLQAGWVPLIPPALALVISSICVITYTSYQNQRQTQVIILQVEKQQEAIAQLNVLLEDKTAIPDSSVDFPPPVDSLEIKSGDLLLSGRYRISQTLGAGGFGRTYLAQDTQRPGNPTCVVKKLMPARQDARFLQVARRLFHSEAEILETLGKHHQIPELLAYFEDNHEFYLIQQYIEGHTLSEELPPVQNVQNESFVMEMLKQVLEVLEFVHQHRVIHRDLKPTNIIRCAQNNRLVLIDFGAVKLMQPPSSEQTELATVAIGTRGYAPPEQFAGHPRLCSDIYALGMIAIQAITGIPPQELYPHPETGNVMWRQTVQVSEELAAILDKMVCYHFSDRYQSATAVLQDLKRM
- a CDS encoding RNA polymerase sigma factor, RpoD/SigA family, whose amino-acid sequence is MPTVNTQTENLNTKFTADMVRTYLREIGRVPLLTREQEIVFGKQVQQMMTLIDAKEALAKKLQREPDISEWADHVQQSETDVQQTVAQGKRAKQKMIEANLRLVVAIAKKYQKRNMEFLDLIQEGTLGLERGVEKFDPMRGYKFSTYAYWWIRQAITRAIAQQGRTIRLPIHITEKLNKIKKVQRELAQSLGRSPTPAEIAKALELEPAQIREYLNMARQPVSLDVRVGENQDTELQEMLEDDGPSPEYYTNQEFLRQDLNNLLAELTPQQREVVALRFGLEDGNEMSLAKVGERLNLSRERVRQLEHQALAHLRRRRANVKEYVAS
- a CDS encoding RNA 2'-phosphotransferase gives rise to the protein MSDSRLVKISKYLSKYLRHTPDAIGIKLAPGGWVAVDELLTACAKNQFPITRQELQVVVEFNEKQRFSFDSTGNLIRANQGHSVKVDLQLEAVVPPDELYHGTGRKSVELILQTGLCKMLRHHVHLSKDIETAQTVGARHGKPVVFAVNTAAMHQAGYIFYCSANGVWLVDRVPPEYLQIILILTK
- a CDS encoding ATP-binding protein translates to MISDEQIQGLSHNASHRKILQELNPTSGMSVPLIVRGRVLGAMTLVSSSGRRYNTKSLMLAEELACRAAVAVDNARLYREAQQSQQAALRAASRTTRLQAITAALSESLTPTQVAEVIVEQSMAALGASSVFVALLTQSGTELELVRTSGEQQEIIDSWRRFSINASAPLAEAVRTKQPIWQEPTETRIARYANLAQEYAQSNYGAWISIPLIIEGRAIGGMSLAFTEIQQFNQDDRAFMLALAQQCAQAMERARLYEAEQTARKAAENANRIKDEFLAVLSHELRSPLNPILGWSKLLQTKKLDEKTIPQALKTIERNAKLQAQLIEDLLDISRILQGKISLNIYPVDLTSVISAAMETVRLSAEAKSIEMHISLEANLGQVLGDSNRLQQIVWNLLSNAIKFTPAGRRVDIRLLSCPNFNSALIQVSDTGKGIDPNFLPYVFEYFRQENSSTTRKFGGLGLGLAIVRHLVELHGGTVQVESGGEDRGATFTVRLPLIQNQLEIKQDSSNSEPSSNLNGVKILVVDDDTDTREFIVFLLEQYGANVTAVTSANEALATLAQSLPDILLSDIGMPEVDGCMFIRQLRTLPPEQGGKIRAIALTAYAGEMNAQQVLKAGFNKHIPKPVEPSELVDAIANLIAE